In a single window of the Candidatus Deferrimicrobium sp. genome:
- the efp gene encoding elongation factor P yields the protein MYTTSDFRNGLKIEFDGSPFVIVYFQHVKPGKGGAFVRTKLKNLKTGAVIEHTFRSGDKVEKPDLDERDMQFMYKMEGQFHFIDTRTYEQIYLDEGHVEGAGDYLIENLPVKILFYKGEPIGIDIPFFIDLRIVETEPGVRGDTVSGSTKPARLESGAIVSVPLFLNEGDVIKVDTRTGSYIERM from the coding sequence ATGTACACCACGTCGGATTTCCGCAACGGGCTGAAGATCGAGTTCGACGGGAGCCCGTTCGTCATCGTCTACTTCCAGCATGTGAAACCCGGCAAGGGGGGGGCTTTCGTCCGCACGAAGCTCAAGAACCTGAAGACCGGCGCGGTGATCGAGCACACTTTCCGCAGTGGCGACAAGGTCGAGAAGCCGGACCTCGATGAGCGCGATATGCAGTTCATGTACAAGATGGAAGGCCAATTTCATTTCATCGACACGCGGACGTACGAGCAGATCTACCTCGACGAGGGACACGTGGAGGGGGCGGGGGACTACCTGATCGAGAACCTCCCTGTGAAGATCCTCTTCTACAAGGGAGAGCCGATCGGGATCGACATTCCGTTCTTCATCGACCTGAGGATCGTCGAAACCGAGCCCGGCGTCCGCGGGGACACGGTGAGCGGGTCGACCAAGCCGGCGAGACTGGAGTCCGGCGCGATCGTGTCGGTTCCCCTCTTCCTGAACGAGGGGGACGTGATCAAGGTGGACACCCGTACCGGAAGCTACATCGAGCGGATGTGA
- a CDS encoding Xaa-Pro peptidase family protein codes for MGGLDHRVERLLEALRRRRMDAYLCVRLSNIRYLTAFTGSNAALVVSSAGAVLFTDGRYTEQARSEVRGAEVEVTPDPWSAAARRMRALRARRIGFESRHLSVDSFRSVSRGREDRFVPVPDLVATIRMRKEPGEILAMERATAVATASLLSVLASGVRGKTERDVAADLGREMIRRGAEGVSFPPIVADGPRSAMPHASPSGVTIAGDGPLVLDFGARWNGYCSDETVTILPPRPRSPLGKAFDAVRRAHAAGLSLVRPGEPCRAVDASVRDSLDRSGYLKYFVHSTGHGVGLDVHERPSLSPRSRERLEEGMVVTVEPGVYLPGIGGIRLEDTVKVTGGGCERITFLPKTHTPLA; via the coding sequence GTGGGCGGACTTGATCATCGGGTCGAGCGCCTCCTGGAGGCTTTACGAAGACGCCGCATGGACGCCTATCTCTGCGTCCGGCTCTCGAACATCCGCTACCTGACGGCTTTCACCGGGAGCAACGCGGCCCTCGTCGTATCATCGGCGGGAGCGGTCTTGTTCACCGACGGGAGATATACAGAGCAGGCCCGATCGGAGGTCCGCGGAGCCGAAGTGGAGGTGACCCCCGACCCCTGGAGCGCCGCCGCCCGGCGGATGCGCGCTCTCCGGGCGCGAAGGATCGGGTTCGAGTCCCGCCATCTCTCCGTGGATTCCTTCCGATCGGTCTCCCGTGGGCGGGAGGATCGATTCGTTCCTGTCCCGGACCTCGTCGCGACGATCCGAATGAGGAAGGAGCCTGGGGAGATTCTGGCGATGGAGCGCGCGACGGCGGTCGCGACCGCGTCCCTGCTGTCCGTGCTCGCCTCCGGAGTCCGGGGGAAAACGGAGCGCGACGTGGCAGCGGACCTGGGGCGGGAGATGATCCGTCGGGGAGCGGAGGGGGTTTCCTTTCCACCGATCGTCGCGGACGGCCCACGCTCGGCGATGCCCCACGCGTCTCCGTCGGGGGTGACGATCGCCGGGGACGGACCGCTGGTCCTCGATTTCGGAGCCCGCTGGAACGGGTACTGCTCCGACGAGACGGTGACGATCCTCCCTCCGCGCCCGCGCTCTCCCCTCGGGAAGGCGTTCGATGCCGTCCGCCGGGCGCACGCGGCCGGGCTTTCCCTCGTTCGGCCGGGAGAACCGTGTCGGGCGGTGGATGCGAGCGTGCGGGATTCGCTGGACCGGTCGGGATATTTGAAGTATTTTGTTCATTCGACCGGACACGGAGTGGGACTCGACGTTCATGAGCGGCCTTCGCTTTCCCCCCGCTCGCGTGAGCGGCTCGAGGAGGGGATGGTGGTTACGGTGGAACCCGGCGTCTATCTCCCCGGGATCGGGGGGATCCGCCTGGAGGACACGGTGAAGGTCACCGGAGGGGGGTGCGAACGGATCACGTTCCTCCCCAAGACGCACACACCACTGGCTTGA
- the aroQ gene encoding type II 3-dehydroquinate dehydratase — MKGERTFRILFIDGPNLNVLGEREPSVYGRETLADIREAVTAAARTEGATVAFFQSNHEGEIVEKLQAAKRRFDGVVINPAAYTHTSVAVRDALLYCGLPAIEVHLTNLASRENFRKVSLVEDVVVGRICGIGGYGYTLALLALMRHLRREGLRGRT; from the coding sequence ATGAAGGGGGAACGGACGTTCCGGATCCTGTTCATCGACGGTCCCAACCTGAACGTTCTCGGGGAGCGCGAGCCGTCCGTCTACGGGCGGGAAACGCTGGCCGACATCCGCGAAGCGGTGACGGCGGCGGCCCGGACGGAGGGCGCGACGGTCGCCTTCTTCCAGTCGAACCACGAGGGCGAGATCGTCGAGAAGCTCCAGGCGGCGAAGCGGCGGTTCGACGGGGTCGTGATCAACCCTGCGGCGTACACGCACACCAGCGTGGCCGTCCGGGACGCCTTGCTCTACTGCGGCCTGCCGGCCATCGAAGTGCACCTCACCAACCTTGCGAGCCGGGAAAATTTCCGAAAGGTGTCCCTGGTCGAAGATGTGGTCGTCGGCCGGATCTGCGGCATCGGGGGGTACGGCTACACCCTCGCCCTGCTCGCGCTGATGCGTCACCTGCGGCGGGAAGGGCTTCGTGGGCGGACTTGA